AGCCTGAAAGAAGACAGCCTGGGCGTTGTTTCTGATGCAACTCGTATCAACCTGAAATCAGGTCCTGCTCATCGTGGATTCAGCAGCCAGCACGTAGGTGGTTGCCACTTCCTGCTGGGTGATGGTACTGTTCGCTTCATCAGCGAAAACATCAACTCTTCTGACTACAATTCATCCAATGGCCCCGCAGCCATGGGAACTTATCAGAAACTGGCGATCATCAATGATGGACAGGTTCTGGGCGAATTCTAATCGCGATAGTATTAGTCACCGTTGAGGTTTCCTCAACAGCACTGTTCATAAACAGGCAGGCTCTCAACCCGAATCAGGGAAGCGAGACCTGCCTGTTTTTTTATGGTTTCTCCAGTGCAACACTGAACAGGAATTGCAGGAAATTCCCTCCCCAAAATATTTTCTTGTTGCACAACTGGGAAAAATCAGATATCGTTTTCTTCTGACTCTGCTGCTCATGAATGACACCTGACGATTACTGCGATAGTCCACGAGTGATATACTTCCATGTTCGGGAGAGGAACTGTTTCTGTTCCTGGGCATAAGTATTACGTTTCAATAGTCGCGAGTCGCTCCGCGAATTGAACTTTCCCAGGGAAGGGGCGCTTATGCAACGAGTGCATCGTTTCCGAGTCTGGCCTGACGTTTCGTTATCGCTGCTGGTTCAGCTTCGCTCACTGGCTCTTCGCACTCGCCCTCTCTCTACCCTCTGCTTTCTACTCTGGTCCCTGACAATCGCGACTGAATTATCAGCGTCGGAACAGGAAGACTGTGAGCAACTTCTCCTGACCGGCCAGTATCAGGCTTGTATTCAAACATCTGCCCTCGCCATTGAAAAAAAGGCGTACGGCTCCGAATGGCCGCTGATCAAAGCACAGGCTGAACTTGCCGTCGGGCAATACGCTGAAGCCCAGCAGACGATAAACGCTGGCTTAAAACGGTATTCCTGGAGCCTGCCCCTACGATATCTTGCCTGGCAGATCTACCACCTGAATAATGAGCATGAAGCTGCAGACGCGTTTCTGAACAGCATTCATGAACTCGCCAGCCGTTCTGCCTGGCGCTATACCGATGCTGACAGTCTGGTGGCGCTGGGACAGGCTTCCCTGCAACGGGGAATGGATCCTGGTCAGGTACTCGAAACTTTTTTTGATCGTGCCATCCAGGAATATCCCGACCAGCGAGCTGCCTGGCTTGCCAGTGGGAATCTCGCTTTAGCTAAGCACGATTATGCCCTGGCCAACGAAACTTTCACAGCGGGACTGAAACAGGTCCCCAAGGATCCAGATCTCCTCTTCGGACTTTCACAGGCATTAGCACGTTCCGACTCTCAACGCGCTGCCGTGCTCGCCGCCGAAGTTCTGGAAATCAATCCCCGCCACATTCCAGCACGAATGATGCAGGTTGGCCAGCTGATTGATTCGGAACAGTATGAGGCGGCCAAAACCGAACTGAATCAGATCCTTTCGATCAATCCTCATCTGGCTTCTGCCTGGGCCAGCCTGGCTGCGATCGCCCATTTTGAAAATCGTCCTTCAGATGAAACCGCCTATTACTGGCAGGCCTTAAGTCATCACGATCAAAACCCGCATGTGGACTACCTGATCGGCAAAACACTCTCGGAACATTATCGATTTTCAGAGGGTGCCACCTACCAGAAACAGGCTCTGGAGAAAGAGGAAAAATATCTGCCGGCCCGGATTCAACTCGCCCAGGACCAGTTAAGGCTGGGACAGGAAGTCAGTGGCTGGGAGCATGCTCAACAGGCACACAACCAGGACGGTTATGATACGACTATATTTAACCTGCTGGAGCTGAAAGACCAGTTGGCTCGCTTTAGAACACTGGAAGATGATTCCTTCATCATTCGCATGGAAGCCAGAGAAGCAGCGATATACGGTGAGCAGGTCAAAGCTCTGCTCCATGAAGCCAAACAGTCGCTCTCTCGGAAATATGGACTCAAACTCAACCAGAAAATCACCGTCGAAATCTTTCCCGATCCGGATGATTTCGCCGTGCGTACGTTTGGTATGCCCGCTGTCTCAGGCTATCTGGGAGTCTGTTTTGGCAAAGTCATTACCGCCAACAGTCCCGCTTCGCAGGCCGATCACCCTGCTAACTGGCAGTCTGTGCTCTGGCATGAATTCTGCCATGTCGTCACCCTGGAACTCACCCACAATAAAATGCCCCGCTGGATCAGCGAGGGTATCTCAGTGTATGAAGAACGTCAGAAGAATGCGTACTGGGGCGAGACCATGACTCCCCAATATCGCGAAATGATCCTGCAGGGAGAAACCACCCCCATCAGCCAGCTGAGTAGCGCATTCATGAACCCCAAAAGCAGTCTGCATATTCAGTTTGCGTATTACCAGTCATCCATGGTCGTGGAATACCTGGTGAGGAACTTCGGTCTGGAAACCGTACGTGACATTCTGGGTGACCTGCAGGCGGGCATCCCCATCAACGTTGCTATCGAACGTCGCACAAAGATACTGGGAGAACTGGAAGAAGAGTACGCTGCCTGGCTGAAACAGCAGGCACACGATTTCGCTCCACGAGCAGACTGGTCCGAACAGGACCTGCGACCGCTACTCAATGACGATACCAAACGCTTCGATGACTGGATTCGGGAACATCCTGACCATTTCCGAGGTCTGATGGCCTATGCAACGATTCTTTCAGAAGAAAACCGCACAGTTGAACTCGAAACCATCCTTAAAAAACTGGTGGAAATCTATCCTGAATATACCGGAGCAGATAACGCTGCCCAACAATTGGCCCAACTTTACCAGAATCAGAAACGTTTCGCAGAGGAACAACAGATTCTGGAAGAGCATGCCCGCATCAATCCTGACGCATTGGTAGTCTACCAGAGGTTGATCGAACTCTATCAGCAGCAGGAAGACTGGTCTGCCGTTTATCAAACGGCCCATCTGGCCCATGCCGTGAATCCCCTGAATCAGGATTCACAACTCTCACTTGCCACCGCCTGTACCAGACTGGACCGGCGGCAGGAAGCGATCCAGGCCTACCGGGCGATTCTGGCATTAGATCCCCATAATAAAGCTGAAATACACTACCAGATAGCCCGTCTGCTGAAATCAGAGAACCAGCAGCAGGCAAAACGACACACACTGATCGCGCTCGAACAGGCCCCCCGTTTTCGGGCTGCCCACCTTTTACTCCTGGAATTGACAACAGAGAACACCACCCCACGCTCGCAACGGAACTGACATGTAAACACAGAGGCTCGGGAGGAGCCTGCCATGAACAAAACCCTGATTTCACTGGCAGCCACAGGCATTATACTGATCGTCGCCACGATCTGTATTGGACAGTACCGCTCCCGCATCCCCATGGACCGGAATGGTGTTCCGGAATGGAAAGTTGATCCCGAGTTCCAGCATGACGTCTTCACGTTCGTCCGCATCCGCTACAACTCACACCGGGGCTGGCGCCGCTGGGCTACCGATTATCCAGACAGTGATCTGAACTTCTCCTACCGTCTACAGCAATTAACTTCGCTGAAAGTCGATCCTGAAGGTCGAATCCTCGAACTGACTGATGAGGAGCTTTTCCATTACCCGTTTATTTATCTGATTGAGCCCGGCTCCCTTGAATTTACGGAAGAAGAAGTCACCGCCCTGCGACGTTACCTGACCAACGGTGGCTTCATGATGGTGGACGATTTCTGGGGAGAAGCCGAGTGGGATAATTTTGCCTGGGAAATGAAACGTGTTTTTCCGGACCGCGAACTGGTCGACATCCCTCTTGAACATCCCATTTTCCATTGTGTGTATGACCTCAAAGAAAAACCACAGGTCCCCAGTATCGGCGTCGCCCAGTGGGGACGCTCTGAAGGAATTACCTGGGAACGGGAAGATGCCCGGGAAGTGCATTATCGCGGCCTGTTCGACGATAGCGGCCGATTGATGGCGGTTGTCTGTCACAATACCGATCTGGGTGATGGCTGGGAACGGGAAGGGGAGGACAAATGGTACTTCCGTGAGTTCTCGGAAAAGAAAGCTTATCCCCTGGGGATTAACATTGTGTTTTATGCCATGACCCACTGAATACAGCGTCTCTGCTTTGACAGTTTTTTTATCAGGAGTCGAAACGTGAATTTGAAACTTGTCTCCCCCGATGTCAGCGACACTGACGAGCGCATCTTTGAAATGCTGCAGAACAGTCGACAGCAGATTGACCGCGAAATTTCTAAAGCAGTCATTGGGCAAAAAGAAATTATCGACCAGCTCCTGATTGCACTGTTTGCCGGCGGACATTGCCTGATTACAGGTGCTCCGGGCCTGGCAAAAACTCTGCTGGTTAATTCCCTCGCCCAGGTCTTCAAACTGAAATCTCAGCGTATTCAGTTTACTCCCGACCTGATGCCCGCCGACATCACCGGGACGGAAATTCTGGCAGGTGATACATCTGAATCACGGGCAATGAAGTTCGTTAAAGGCCCCGTCTTCACCAATATTCTGCTCGCAGATGAAATCAACCGCACGCCTCCCAAAACACAGGCTGCTCTGCTGGAAGCGATGCAGGAAAAACAGGTCACCGTCACGGGGATCAGATACGAACTGGAAAAGCCCTTTTTCGTGCTGGCAACTCAGAACCCGATCGAAATGGAAGGCACATACCCTTTACCAGAAGCACAATTGGACCGCTTCATGTTTAATCTGGTCATCGATTACCTCTCTGAAGATGATGAGGTCGCCGTTGTGACCCAGACGACAGCCCGCAATTCTGAACCGATCGAACCACTGTTTACCGGAAATGATATCCAGCAGTTCCATGGTTTTGTG
This genomic stretch from Gimesia sp. harbors:
- a CDS encoding MoxR family ATPase gives rise to the protein MNLKLVSPDVSDTDERIFEMLQNSRQQIDREISKAVIGQKEIIDQLLIALFAGGHCLITGAPGLAKTLLVNSLAQVFKLKSQRIQFTPDLMPADITGTEILAGDTSESRAMKFVKGPVFTNILLADEINRTPPKTQAALLEAMQEKQVTVTGIRYELEKPFFVLATQNPIEMEGTYPLPEAQLDRFMFNLVIDYLSEDDEVAVVTQTTARNSEPIEPLFTGNDIQQFHGFVREVPVAEEIVRYAVQLCAASRPHQENTPEFINEWVNWGAGLRAAQSLILGAKARAVLRGRVHVTQEDIEALLAPVLRHRVLINYRAEAEGVTVEQVVQKLIETIPAPVKG
- a CDS encoding DUF4159 domain-containing protein, whose protein sequence is MNKTLISLAATGIILIVATICIGQYRSRIPMDRNGVPEWKVDPEFQHDVFTFVRIRYNSHRGWRRWATDYPDSDLNFSYRLQQLTSLKVDPEGRILELTDEELFHYPFIYLIEPGSLEFTEEEVTALRRYLTNGGFMMVDDFWGEAEWDNFAWEMKRVFPDRELVDIPLEHPIFHCVYDLKEKPQVPSIGVAQWGRSEGITWEREDAREVHYRGLFDDSGRLMAVVCHNTDLGDGWEREGEDKWYFREFSEKKAYPLGINIVFYAMTH